In Aminobacterium sp. MB27-C1, a single genomic region encodes these proteins:
- a CDS encoding TatD family hydrolase, whose product MSYLVDTHCHLNSEDYNSDMEQVIQRAYDQGLRRMLVVAGDIPTSQWAIDLAEQYQSYGLFAAVGVHPHDSSTIKEGIPQELFSMAQHPKVLAIGESGLDYFYDLSPREIQKQSLLWHIELAEKVNKPLILHVRDAFDDLFDVLDESGRSHFYGVIHCFSGDTEEAQRALELGFYLSFAGPVTYKKNQELRDIVAAIPIERLLCETDSPWLAPQHHRGKRNEPAYVSEVYDMVAKCRKIDVEELKSILWRNSCALLGWGEM is encoded by the coding sequence GTGTCTTATTTAGTTGATACGCACTGTCACTTAAATTCAGAAGATTATAATAGCGATATGGAGCAAGTTATTCAGCGTGCATATGACCAAGGTTTGCGAAGAATGCTTGTTGTGGCTGGAGATATTCCTACGAGTCAATGGGCCATAGACCTTGCTGAGCAGTACCAGTCGTACGGTCTCTTTGCTGCCGTTGGTGTACATCCGCACGATTCGTCAACAATAAAGGAAGGAATTCCTCAAGAGCTTTTTTCGATGGCGCAACATCCCAAAGTATTGGCTATTGGCGAAAGTGGACTTGATTATTTTTATGATCTTTCCCCTCGCGAAATACAAAAACAATCCCTTCTTTGGCATATTGAGCTGGCAGAGAAAGTAAATAAACCATTGATTCTCCATGTTCGAGATGCCTTCGATGATCTCTTCGATGTTCTTGACGAAAGTGGAAGATCTCATTTTTATGGTGTGATACATTGTTTTTCAGGGGATACAGAAGAGGCGCAACGAGCACTTGAATTAGGCTTCTACCTTTCTTTTGCCGGACCTGTAACGTACAAAAAAAATCAAGAATTACGTGATATTGTTGCCGCTATTCCTATAGAGAGGCTCTTGTGCGAAACAGATTCCCCTTGGTTGGCTCCTCAGCATCATCGAGGAAAGCGTAACGAGCCTGCATATGTGTCAGAGGTGTACGACATGGTTGCAAAATGCAGAAAGATTGATGTAGAAGAGCTGAAAAGCATTCTATGGCGCAATTCCTGTGCGCTTTTGGGATGGGGGGAAATGTAA
- the metG gene encoding methionine--tRNA ligase, with the protein MSEKSFYITTPIYYVNDIPHIGHAYTTIAADVMARYRRMTGYDVFFCTGTDEHGQKIQQSAEKKGMTAKELADKTMENFRRLWEVLNISNDDFIRTTEERHEKVVQAIFKKLMDQGDIYKGTYEGWYCVPCETYVPESSMGENKTCPDCKRPLQKMEEESYFFRASKYADQLLEYYEKNLKAVMPKSRYNEIVSFIRSGVRDQSVSRTSIKWGIPVPGDEKHVVYVWFDALINYLTACGYMKDDEKIRKFWPNVHHLVGKDIIRFHCVIWPIMLLALGLNPPVSVFAHGWWTVEGEKMSKSKGNVVDPFEMADVYGVDPFRYFVLREVPFGHDGDFSEQAMVQRINSDLANDLGNLLNRTLQMVKNFRDGVIPAHRDFEEVDKEIETLIQTTFSDVEERMSNFAFDDALKVIWALIRRGNKYIDETMPWKLGKEGPQERLDTVFFVLAEILRATGLLVAPFMPWTAEKLWKQLGLEGTPEKHGIPAFSFGSFPAGTLTTKGDVLFPRIDIAKWKEEKAEREAKKGNAPDPGNHEEQIPIDDFAKVELRVGKIVSVEEIPKARKLYKLLVDLGYEKRTIVSGLKEHFTQEELLGKRIIVVVNLKPAKLCGVESRGMLLACGPADKSVLALLTPDKEIPLGCRIS; encoded by the coding sequence ATGTCAGAAAAAAGTTTTTATATCACCACGCCTATTTATTATGTCAATGACATCCCTCATATAGGACACGCTTACACAACAATTGCAGCAGACGTTATGGCTCGTTATCGACGTATGACGGGATATGATGTTTTCTTTTGCACAGGGACAGATGAGCATGGACAAAAGATTCAGCAGAGTGCTGAAAAAAAGGGAATGACGGCTAAAGAACTGGCTGATAAGACCATGGAGAATTTCCGTAGGCTATGGGAAGTTCTCAATATTTCCAATGACGATTTCATTCGTACAACAGAGGAACGTCATGAAAAAGTCGTTCAGGCTATTTTTAAAAAATTGATGGATCAAGGAGACATTTATAAAGGAACATATGAAGGATGGTATTGCGTTCCTTGCGAAACATATGTTCCCGAGAGCAGCATGGGAGAAAACAAAACCTGCCCTGACTGTAAACGTCCTCTTCAAAAAATGGAAGAGGAAAGCTACTTTTTCCGTGCCTCCAAGTATGCAGATCAGCTTCTTGAATATTATGAAAAGAATCTCAAGGCCGTAATGCCAAAAAGCCGCTATAACGAGATTGTCAGCTTTATCCGTAGTGGCGTTCGAGATCAGTCTGTTTCTCGAACAAGCATTAAATGGGGTATTCCTGTTCCTGGAGACGAAAAGCATGTTGTCTATGTGTGGTTTGACGCTCTCATCAACTATTTGACGGCATGTGGATATATGAAAGACGATGAAAAAATTCGTAAATTTTGGCCAAATGTCCACCATTTAGTAGGCAAGGATATAATTCGTTTCCACTGTGTGATTTGGCCCATAATGCTTCTGGCTCTTGGCCTGAATCCTCCAGTGTCAGTTTTTGCCCATGGCTGGTGGACTGTGGAAGGCGAGAAGATGTCTAAATCTAAGGGAAATGTAGTTGATCCTTTTGAGATGGCCGATGTTTATGGTGTTGATCCCTTTAGATATTTTGTTTTGCGAGAAGTTCCCTTCGGACATGATGGAGATTTCTCTGAACAGGCAATGGTTCAGAGAATTAATTCAGATCTCGCCAACGACTTGGGGAATTTATTAAACAGAACCCTTCAGATGGTAAAGAATTTCAGAGATGGTGTTATTCCTGCACATAGAGATTTTGAGGAAGTTGATAAGGAGATTGAAACTCTCATTCAGACTACTTTCTCTGATGTTGAAGAACGCATGTCGAATTTTGCATTTGACGATGCATTAAAAGTCATCTGGGCTCTTATTCGAAGAGGAAACAAATATATAGATGAGACTATGCCTTGGAAACTTGGCAAAGAAGGTCCGCAGGAACGTCTTGACACGGTTTTCTTTGTTTTGGCCGAAATACTTCGTGCTACTGGCCTTCTCGTGGCTCCCTTTATGCCGTGGACAGCGGAAAAACTATGGAAACAGCTGGGGCTTGAAGGGACACCTGAAAAGCACGGAATTCCAGCCTTCTCTTTTGGGAGTTTTCCTGCAGGGACTCTTACTACAAAGGGAGACGTTTTGTTTCCTCGTATAGATATAGCTAAATGGAAAGAAGAAAAGGCAGAACGCGAAGCTAAAAAAGGGAATGCACCAGATCCGGGGAATCACGAAGAGCAAATTCCTATTGATGATTTTGCAAAAGTAGAGCTTCGGGTAGGGAAAATTGTTTCTGTTGAGGAAATTCCCAAAGCGAGAAAACTATATAAGTTGCTTGTGGATCTCGGATATGAAAAGCGTACTATTGTCTCTGGTTTAAAAGAGCATTTCACCCAGGAAGAGTTGTTGGGAAAAAGAATAATCGTTGTTGTAAATTTGAAACCTGCGAAACTTTGTGGAGTAGAGAGCCGAGGGATGCTTTTGGCGTGTGGTCCGGCAGATAAGTCTGTTTTGGCCCTTCTTACGCCTGATAAAGAAATCCCCTTGGGGTGTCGCATCAGTTAG
- the rsmI gene encoding 16S rRNA (cytidine(1402)-2'-O)-methyltransferase → MSLYVVPTPVGNLEDITLRAIKVLRNADIIACEDTRKTAILLQRYKIHVPTISYYAHNEQKRTDQLVERLKRGENIALVSDAGTPGISDPGSVLIRAAIACDVEIDVLPGATAFVPAIIQSGFETHPFTFYGFLPDKQGERRAALESLKSHVYSLIFYLSPHKAKKHIADILQIFGNRPAALVREISKIYQEARRSTLELLLRQIEEEGIRGELVLVIDKPSLKEFDDDQWKKEAENMLADGMTQKEVVNFIILHYPVAKNTVKEWIIRLRQKID, encoded by the coding sequence ATGTCTCTTTATGTAGTTCCTACTCCTGTAGGAAATCTCGAAGATATAACATTGCGAGCCATAAAAGTGTTGAGAAATGCAGATATTATTGCTTGTGAAGATACTCGAAAAACAGCGATACTTTTGCAACGTTATAAAATCCATGTTCCGACAATTTCATACTATGCTCATAACGAACAAAAGCGAACAGATCAGCTTGTGGAAAGGCTTAAAAGAGGAGAAAATATTGCTCTTGTTTCTGATGCCGGAACGCCAGGAATATCGGATCCTGGAAGTGTCCTTATTCGGGCAGCTATCGCTTGTGATGTAGAAATCGATGTCCTTCCGGGAGCAACAGCCTTTGTACCAGCTATTATTCAGTCGGGATTTGAAACACATCCTTTTACTTTTTACGGGTTCCTCCCAGATAAACAGGGAGAGCGCAGAGCAGCTCTTGAAAGTTTAAAATCTCATGTGTACTCGCTTATTTTTTATCTGTCACCCCATAAAGCGAAAAAACATATAGCAGATATTCTTCAAATTTTCGGGAACCGACCAGCAGCTCTTGTGAGAGAAATAAGTAAAATTTATCAAGAAGCGCGTCGATCCACTCTTGAACTTCTTTTGCGGCAAATCGAAGAAGAAGGAATACGCGGAGAACTTGTTTTAGTAATAGATAAGCCATCGCTGAAAGAATTTGATGATGATCAGTGGAAAAAAGAAGCTGAAAATATGCTAGCAGATGGCATGACCCAGAAAGAAGTTGTAAATTTTATAATTCTGCATTATCCTGTAGCGAAAAACACGGTAAAAGAATGGATTATTCGCTTGCGACAGAAAATAGATTGA
- a CDS encoding tRNA1(Val) (adenine(37)-N6)-methyltransferase, with the protein MDGIKITRDNVLYGALKAWQPVDGPRVTVDTILLASFVKARKKDKILEFGCATGVISLLLALRLPEVPFIEGIDIQQDLINLAKRNAQENELDKRTLFSVGDLRAIREMYAPQSFDIVVTNPPYDESDRSRWKDSFSDATARHGLYCSLLDVVKAARFILKNRGHLFMVFRAQRAAEVVSTLVNEKLEPKRIRMVHPYPGKKATVFLVDAVRSAGKGVIIEPPLYIYDEKGNFTPELLAAYSLERE; encoded by the coding sequence ATGGACGGAATAAAGATAACAAGAGACAATGTTCTTTACGGAGCTTTAAAGGCGTGGCAGCCAGTGGATGGGCCTCGCGTTACAGTTGATACTATTCTTCTAGCGTCCTTTGTAAAAGCTCGTAAAAAAGATAAGATCCTTGAGTTTGGTTGCGCAACAGGAGTGATTTCTCTTCTGTTGGCGCTTCGCTTACCTGAGGTGCCTTTTATAGAGGGAATAGATATACAACAAGATCTGATTAACCTAGCAAAGCGAAATGCCCAAGAAAATGAGTTAGATAAGCGTACGCTTTTTTCTGTTGGTGATTTGCGTGCAATTAGAGAGATGTATGCTCCCCAATCTTTTGATATAGTTGTGACGAATCCTCCTTACGACGAATCTGATAGAAGTCGGTGGAAGGATTCGTTTAGTGATGCAACAGCCCGACACGGTCTTTATTGCTCCTTATTAGACGTAGTGAAGGCAGCTCGTTTTATATTGAAAAATAGAGGTCATCTTTTTATGGTTTTTAGAGCGCAAAGAGCAGCCGAAGTTGTTTCTACTCTCGTTAATGAGAAGCTTGAACCTAAGCGTATACGAATGGTTCATCCTTACCCAGGGAAAAAAGCCACGGTTTTTTTAGTTGATGCAGTTCGTTCTGCCGGAAAAGGCGTGATAATAGAGCCACCTCTCTATATTTACGATGAAAAAGGAAACTTTACGCCTGAACTTCTTGCCGCTTATTCTTTAGAGAGGGAGTGA
- the smc gene encoding chromosome segregation protein SMC — MFIERLRLKGFKSFGGTHELTFSPGFTAIVGPNGSGKSNILDGLRWVLGEGSPTCLRITKQSDLLFQGSISLQPATSTEVALSLREDPKICTIKRDYASDTGSVIAVDGMRIRLQDLEDVKRQWHLEGERFSFIGQGEVAEAIHQRPMQRRAVLEALFGIDQYRKKREDASQKLKSATEELTRLETLVFELTTRRDEIAPLVVIAAKARELLDELEEKRRYYYFSRRAFLERKLSSFQCHIDALERRKNRAWEWQNIWEDGWAHYQGLVEAYERQQRMMSERIASLRVQRESLKRQCFTTALSVKSAREHLRTQDKERKGVQQALKGVQKEAFDAKKQYETVLSSLQDKEKAVLTLSGELSDLRSTVQTERELRQKSIDEHSQMEETEVRLRSRLQARQERLEKNASEMSIANEALLQIEKDIEEGKEKFDSVQIAHKKATERHGEAYSQCQQLASSLSQLKKNVGALENQLDALLENTEQRLYPEPVRVVLAAQKLGKLPLKVKMAAESFSCEERLASCLEAYLGGRQFWLFVQSFEDAAQGIELVKKKKAGRVTFLPLERCHPRCPDYTVRLPQKGIVGWATELISPDPFWEIAVKHLLGDLLIVEEYSVGMALSREGASFPMVTLDGDVFTVGGSVSGGKFRKSGGAIERRLQIEELEKNLNIHREELKKIVALLQQAEDEERLAAEDKERWKKEEQEMAKQLSSISFKLDRQKEEKVRLENEYSLLVKEVKQIKEEHENIQYQIKRLEETIASFGDLPDETELEQKLAIEKGEEAVFREKVKSIKTLISRIDLEIAQRNEKLQWINDDIQKAAINIENSFSALQVLGKNSFKLWQEKQQIVYSCEKLLKENTDFTQRIALLSQRSVQAQKRVQVEEEKLKDCQRQIDSAQTELNQIISLWEDTYHYPETDYVISEYEEESFASVRRLEKKVRELGEYDLGVLSENESLQNRLKFLSEQIEDVHLGIKELKALIRDTDERVGILFGEALKSTDERFNSLFQRLFGGGEAHLELEEGLSLWEAGVDIFARPPGKRLQNLTQLSGGEQSLTAIALLFATMEVAEVPLAILDEVDAALDEYNLLRFVDLVTDYAANMQILAMTHRRSTMERADVLYGVTMDEPGLSKVIGVHLDEWTE, encoded by the coding sequence GTGTTTATCGAACGACTTCGTCTTAAGGGGTTTAAAAGTTTCGGTGGAACTCACGAACTAACCTTCTCTCCTGGTTTTACAGCTATTGTAGGTCCTAACGGTAGTGGTAAAAGCAATATACTAGATGGGCTGCGCTGGGTACTTGGAGAGGGTAGCCCTACGTGTCTTAGAATAACGAAACAAAGTGATCTTCTTTTTCAGGGGAGCATAAGTCTTCAGCCTGCTACATCAACGGAGGTAGCTCTTTCTCTTAGAGAAGATCCGAAGATTTGTACCATAAAAAGAGATTACGCCTCTGATACTGGATCGGTTATTGCAGTAGATGGAATGCGGATTCGCCTGCAAGATTTAGAGGATGTGAAACGTCAGTGGCATTTAGAAGGCGAACGTTTTTCTTTTATTGGCCAAGGTGAAGTGGCAGAAGCAATTCATCAGAGGCCGATGCAAAGGCGGGCTGTATTAGAGGCTCTTTTTGGCATTGATCAATATCGTAAAAAGAGAGAAGATGCGAGCCAAAAGTTAAAATCGGCGACAGAAGAATTGACGCGTTTAGAGACTTTAGTTTTTGAATTAACAACTCGTCGTGATGAAATTGCGCCTCTAGTTGTTATCGCTGCGAAGGCTCGGGAGCTTTTAGATGAGCTAGAAGAAAAACGTCGTTATTACTACTTTTCCCGACGTGCCTTTTTAGAGAGAAAGCTATCTTCATTTCAGTGTCATATTGATGCGTTGGAAAGACGTAAAAACAGGGCTTGGGAATGGCAAAACATTTGGGAAGATGGTTGGGCTCATTATCAAGGTCTAGTAGAAGCTTATGAACGTCAGCAACGAATGATGTCTGAAAGAATAGCTTCTTTAAGAGTGCAGAGAGAATCGCTGAAACGTCAGTGTTTTACAACGGCTCTTTCTGTAAAATCAGCTCGTGAACATCTTAGAACTCAAGATAAAGAAAGAAAAGGTGTTCAACAGGCTCTTAAAGGAGTTCAAAAAGAGGCATTCGATGCTAAAAAACAGTATGAAACAGTACTCTCTTCCTTGCAAGATAAGGAAAAAGCGGTCTTAACTCTATCAGGGGAACTTTCGGATCTCCGCTCTACTGTTCAGACAGAGCGAGAACTCCGGCAGAAAAGTATAGATGAACACTCTCAAATGGAGGAAACAGAAGTAAGACTTCGTTCCCGGTTACAGGCCAGACAAGAGCGACTTGAGAAGAACGCCAGTGAGATGTCAATAGCAAATGAAGCTTTGTTGCAGATAGAGAAGGATATTGAAGAGGGCAAGGAAAAGTTTGATTCTGTTCAAATAGCCCATAAGAAGGCGACAGAACGACATGGAGAAGCTTATAGTCAGTGTCAGCAGTTAGCTTCTTCACTATCACAACTTAAAAAGAATGTAGGAGCATTAGAAAATCAGCTTGATGCACTACTCGAAAATACAGAACAGCGACTTTATCCGGAACCTGTTCGAGTAGTGCTGGCTGCGCAGAAATTAGGGAAATTGCCTCTTAAAGTGAAAATGGCTGCGGAGTCTTTTTCATGTGAAGAGAGGCTCGCTTCGTGTTTAGAAGCCTATCTAGGTGGGCGTCAGTTTTGGCTGTTTGTCCAATCCTTTGAAGATGCAGCACAGGGAATAGAGCTGGTAAAAAAGAAAAAGGCAGGGCGTGTTACCTTTCTTCCTCTAGAACGTTGCCATCCGCGTTGCCCCGATTATACAGTCAGACTCCCCCAGAAGGGAATAGTAGGATGGGCTACAGAACTTATTTCGCCAGATCCTTTTTGGGAAATAGCCGTTAAACATCTTTTAGGTGATCTCCTTATTGTGGAAGAATACAGCGTAGGAATGGCTCTCTCACGAGAAGGAGCTTCTTTTCCCATGGTGACACTTGATGGTGATGTTTTTACTGTTGGAGGAAGCGTAAGCGGTGGAAAATTTCGTAAATCAGGAGGAGCCATTGAGAGGCGTCTTCAAATTGAAGAATTAGAGAAAAATCTTAATATTCACAGAGAAGAACTTAAAAAAATTGTTGCACTTTTGCAACAGGCTGAAGATGAAGAACGGCTGGCTGCTGAAGATAAAGAGCGGTGGAAAAAAGAGGAGCAAGAAATGGCAAAACAACTTTCCTCTATTTCCTTTAAGCTTGATCGTCAAAAAGAAGAAAAAGTGCGTTTGGAAAATGAATATTCCCTGTTAGTTAAAGAAGTTAAACAAATAAAAGAAGAACATGAAAATATTCAATATCAAATTAAAAGGCTAGAAGAAACAATAGCTTCTTTTGGCGATTTGCCAGACGAAACAGAACTTGAGCAGAAACTTGCCATAGAAAAGGGAGAGGAAGCAGTCTTTCGTGAAAAAGTAAAATCTATTAAAACTCTCATAAGTCGTATCGACTTAGAGATTGCTCAACGTAATGAAAAGCTACAATGGATTAATGATGATATCCAAAAAGCGGCCATTAACATAGAGAACAGTTTTTCTGCACTTCAGGTTCTGGGAAAGAACTCTTTTAAGCTGTGGCAAGAAAAGCAACAAATAGTTTATAGCTGTGAAAAACTTCTGAAAGAAAATACTGATTTCACTCAACGAATAGCCCTTCTTTCGCAACGTAGTGTACAAGCACAAAAGAGAGTTCAAGTTGAAGAGGAAAAATTAAAAGATTGTCAACGACAAATAGATTCTGCACAAACTGAACTCAACCAGATCATTTCTTTATGGGAAGATACATACCATTATCCAGAAACTGATTATGTAATATCGGAATACGAAGAGGAAAGCTTTGCAAGTGTAAGACGTCTTGAAAAGAAAGTTCGAGAACTGGGAGAGTATGACCTAGGTGTTCTTTCAGAAAATGAATCGTTGCAAAACAGGTTAAAATTTCTTTCAGAACAGATAGAAGACGTTCATTTAGGCATAAAGGAGTTAAAAGCACTTATTCGAGATACGGATGAACGTGTAGGAATCTTGTTTGGAGAGGCCTTAAAAAGCACTGATGAACGCTTCAATTCCTTGTTCCAAAGACTTTTTGGCGGAGGGGAAGCTCACCTAGAATTAGAAGAAGGCCTTTCTTTGTGGGAAGCGGGTGTGGATATTTTTGCTCGTCCTCCCGGTAAACGTTTGCAAAATCTTACACAGTTATCAGGTGGAGAGCAGTCTTTGACCGCTATAGCCTTGCTTTTTGCAACGATGGAAGTAGCAGAAGTCCCTTTAGCTATTCTTGATGAGGTTGACGCTGCTCTGGATGAGTATAACCTCTTGCGTTTTGTAGATTTGGTTACTGATTATGCAGCAAACATGCAAATATTGGCAATGACTCATAGACGAAGTACCATGGAACGGGCGGATGTTCTATATGGAGTAACTATGGATGAGCCCGGACTTTCTAAAGTGATAGGAGTACATCTTGACGAATGGACGGAATAA
- a CDS encoding Rne/Rng family ribonuclease: MTDRKIIANTLDPEEMRVAILEKGRLVDIFVERMWERQKTGEIYKARVDSVLPGIHAAFVNLGDGRNAFLYLNDAKGLDLKPNLEVVVQVVKAARKNKGARVTSRISLPGRYLVLVPDGQETGVSKRISNEDERKRLRSIAKKLREEGEGFGVIIRTAAEGVEEEALFHDLHVLLDLWNEISHEAEVQTAPCLIYRDIGLVGRVLRDELTGDVGEIVIDSEEEFHKVNEYLKRIMNGKELDVNLYEGNSPIFDFYGIERELETALDRKVWLRSGAYLIIDHTEALTVIDVNTGKYVGDTDLRHTVLDTNLEAADEIARQLRLRAIGGIVVIDFIDMEYEEDRQKLLHRLDEVFQNDRYRARIFGVSQLGLVEITRKRARPDVRSVMTRGCPFCGGYGWVLKEDTVAMHVKRFLRKVALSNKSEAMLLEAHPAIAQYIAETYLPLWEEELQRRIFIVAASEFAWEKFRLDVQGPIDIVERRVEQMEQWEAQIRVYRTTSS; this comes from the coding sequence ATGACAGACAGAAAAATAATTGCTAACACTTTAGATCCTGAGGAAATGAGGGTTGCCATCCTTGAAAAGGGGCGGCTTGTTGATATTTTCGTAGAACGGATGTGGGAACGTCAGAAAACAGGTGAAATCTATAAGGCGAGAGTTGATAGTGTTTTACCTGGAATCCACGCTGCTTTTGTAAATTTGGGCGATGGACGTAACGCTTTCTTATATTTGAATGATGCCAAAGGTCTTGATTTAAAGCCTAATTTGGAAGTGGTTGTTCAGGTTGTTAAGGCAGCTCGAAAAAATAAAGGTGCACGAGTGACCTCCAGAATCTCTTTGCCTGGTCGTTATCTTGTTCTGGTTCCCGATGGACAGGAAACAGGTGTTTCTAAAAGAATATCGAATGAAGACGAACGAAAGCGTCTTCGCTCCATTGCCAAAAAGCTGAGAGAAGAAGGAGAAGGCTTTGGTGTAATTATCCGTACAGCTGCGGAAGGAGTAGAGGAAGAAGCTCTTTTTCACGACTTGCATGTTCTCTTGGATTTGTGGAATGAAATTAGCCACGAAGCGGAGGTCCAGACAGCTCCATGTCTTATCTATAGAGACATAGGTCTTGTTGGACGTGTGCTTCGAGACGAGTTGACTGGAGACGTTGGGGAAATAGTAATAGATAGTGAAGAAGAATTTCATAAAGTTAATGAATATTTGAAACGCATTATGAACGGTAAAGAGCTTGATGTTAATTTATATGAAGGAAATTCCCCTATTTTTGATTTTTATGGAATCGAGAGAGAGTTAGAAACGGCTCTTGATCGAAAAGTATGGCTTCGATCTGGTGCGTATCTTATTATTGATCATACAGAAGCTCTCACTGTCATTGATGTAAATACAGGAAAATATGTGGGAGATACTGACTTGCGCCATACAGTTCTTGATACTAATTTGGAGGCTGCTGATGAAATAGCTCGCCAACTTCGACTGCGAGCTATTGGCGGAATTGTGGTTATTGATTTTATAGATATGGAATATGAAGAAGACAGGCAGAAACTGCTTCATAGACTGGACGAAGTATTTCAGAACGATCGATATAGAGCAAGGATTTTTGGAGTATCTCAATTAGGCCTTGTTGAAATAACTCGAAAGAGAGCTCGCCCAGATGTGCGATCCGTTATGACCCGTGGATGTCCTTTCTGTGGAGGGTATGGCTGGGTCTTGAAAGAAGACACAGTAGCTATGCATGTCAAACGTTTTTTGAGAAAAGTAGCTCTTTCGAACAAGTCAGAGGCTATGCTTTTAGAAGCACACCCTGCTATTGCTCAATATATTGCAGAAACGTATCTCCCCTTATGGGAAGAAGAGTTGCAAAGACGTATCTTCATAGTAGCGGCTTCAGAATTTGCTTGGGAAAAGTTCAGGCTTGATGTTCAGGGGCCAATAGACATAGTAGAGCGTCGCGTAGAACAAATGGAGCAGTGGGAGGCTCAGATTCGTGTTTATCGAACGACTTCGTCTTAA